In the genome of Coregonus clupeaformis isolate EN_2021a chromosome 1, ASM2061545v1, whole genome shotgun sequence, one region contains:
- the LOC121575172 gene encoding glutathione S-transferase alpha M14 isoform X2, which translates to MSGKVVLTYFNGRGKMESIRWLLAVAGVEFEEVNMTKHEEYVKLLSDGALMFEQVPLVEIDGMKLVQTKAILNYIAGKYNLYGKDLKERVMIDMYAEGVRDLMEMIMMLPFISPDAKKTKLEDIERKATSRYIPVFEKALASSQYLVGNQLSCADVQLLETTLMLEEKFPTILSKFPVVKVKFITNVFCS; encoded by the exons ATGTCTGGAAAAGTGGTGCTGACTTATTTCAATGGGAGGGGTAAAATGGAGTCAATTCGATGGCTTTTAGCAGTTGCTGGAGTTGAG TTTGAAGAAGTGAATATGACAAAGCACGAGGAATATGTAAAGCTGTTGAGTG ATGGAGCACTCATGTTTGAGCAGGTTCCATTGGTGGAAATTGATGGAATGAAGCTGGTTCAAACCAAGGCTATCCTAAACTACATAGCTGGGAAATACAATCTTTATGGGAAAGACCTAAAAGAACGAGTCAT GATTGACATGTATGCTGAAGGTGTGAGGGACTTGATGGAAATGATAATGATGTTGCCATTCATTTCACCTGATGCCAAGAAAACTAAACTGGAGGACATCGAGAGGAAAGCTACAAGCCGCTACATCCCAGTGTTCGAGAAG GCTCTTGCTAGCTCCCAGTACCTGGTGGGTAATCAGTTGAGCTGTGCTGATGTCCAGCTACTTGAAACCACCTTGATGTTGGAGGAGAAATTTCCTACAATTCTCTCCAAATTCCCTGTTGTTAAGGTAAAGTTTATTACAAATGTATTTTGTTCTTGA
- the LOC121575172 gene encoding glutathione S-transferase 3 isoform X1, whose amino-acid sequence MSGKVVLTYFNGRGKMESIRWLLAVAGVEFEEVNMTKHEEYVKLLSDGALMFEQVPLVEIDGMKLVQTKAILNYIAGKYNLYGKDLKERVMIDMYAEGVRDLMEMIMMLPFISPDAKKTKLEDIERKATSRYIPVFEKALASSQYLVGNQLSCADVQLLETTLMLEEKFPTILSKFPVVKAFQGRMKSLPAIQKFLQPGSKRKPQPDDVYVKTVYEVFNFKH is encoded by the exons ATGTCTGGAAAAGTGGTGCTGACTTATTTCAATGGGAGGGGTAAAATGGAGTCAATTCGATGGCTTTTAGCAGTTGCTGGAGTTGAG TTTGAAGAAGTGAATATGACAAAGCACGAGGAATATGTAAAGCTGTTGAGTG ATGGAGCACTCATGTTTGAGCAGGTTCCATTGGTGGAAATTGATGGAATGAAGCTGGTTCAAACCAAGGCTATCCTAAACTACATAGCTGGGAAATACAATCTTTATGGGAAAGACCTAAAAGAACGAGTCAT GATTGACATGTATGCTGAAGGTGTGAGGGACTTGATGGAAATGATAATGATGTTGCCATTCATTTCACCTGATGCCAAGAAAACTAAACTGGAGGACATCGAGAGGAAAGCTACAAGCCGCTACATCCCAGTGTTCGAGAAG GCTCTTGCTAGCTCCCAGTACCTGGTGGGTAATCAGTTGAGCTGTGCTGATGTCCAGCTACTTGAAACCACCTTGATGTTGGAGGAGAAATTTCCTACAATTCTCTCCAAATTCCCTGTTGTTAAG GCTTTTCAAGGGAGGATGAAAAGCCTACCGGCCATTCAGAAGTTCCTGCAGCCAGGCAGCAAGAGAAAGCCTCAACCAGATGATGTATATGTAAAGACTGTGTATGAGGTGTTCAACTTCAAGCACTGA